A window of the Lolium perenne isolate Kyuss_39 chromosome 7, Kyuss_2.0, whole genome shotgun sequence genome harbors these coding sequences:
- the LOC127315496 gene encoding uncharacterized protein: protein MEKGLQRHHHLLGGGKMRGAAGLMGLQKQNSWSPDIERDEAWERRRRGLMRRAPSSSSFSRAQNVTDDDLDKLRGCLDLGFGVEPPAAAGCAACGEGRNRLVETLPAPDLYYAVAVKGGVPPRPGPARLPRLHTHAGERIFCGWIPWRWERLAMGLGWDRLKKITLPIVTTPHAMGSLWWCHRIIIAYAKII, encoded by the coding sequence ATGGAGAAGGGCTTGCAGCGCCACCACCACCTGTTGGGCGGCGGGAAGATGAGGGGCGCGGCGGGGCTGATGGGCCTGCAGAAGCAGAACTCGTGGTCGCCCGACATCGAGCGGGACGAGGCCTGGGAGCGGCGCCGCCGCGGCCTGATGCGCCGGGCGCCCTCGTCGTCCTCGTTCAGCCGCGCGCAGAACGTCACCGACGACGACCTCGACAAGCTGCGTGGCTGCCTCGATCTGGGCTTCGGGGTCGAGCCGCCCGCGGCCGCTGGCTGCGCGGCGTGCGGCGAGGGCCGGAACCGGCTGGTTGAGACGCTCCCCGCGCCCGACCTCTACTACGCCGTTGCCGTCAAGGGTGGCGTGCCCCCTCGACCAGGTCCAGCCCGCCTGCCTCGTCTCCATACTCATGCTGGAGAACGAATATTCTGTGGATGGATACCATGGAGATGGGAGAGATTAGCGATGGGGTTGGGATGGGACAGATTAAAAAAAATTACTCTGCCTATTGTTACTACACCTCATGCAATGGGTAGCCTATGGTGGTGTCACAGAATCATCATTGCATACGCCAAAATAATCTAG